The stretch of DNA ggaaattttaaaacagcGGTGGTGCTAGACATATTTccatttgcaatttttttaatgtttcatttatttttgaaagagaaacagcgtgagcaggggagggtcagagagagagacccagaatcccaagacaggctccaggctctgagctagctgtctgcatagagcctgatgtgggccttgaacccactaactgcaagatcatgacctgagcgaagtcggaggcttaacgaaggagccacccaggtgccccttccattCGCAATTTGAAGCAGCAGTTTCCAGGTTACACACTGCTGTGCTACTAAGGAGCTGTGTGGCATAGACAAATTGCTTCAGATCTTTGAAGGCAAAGTGGTTGATGACCTAATTGTATAGGCCAAAGCTCTAGAATTCTGTCTTCGATATAAGTAAAATATGGAGCCTTATAATTTGgagtgtatttgttttatttagttataaaaaaaatgatcTAACTGGATGCATGatgtggaaagaggaaaaggcaggagCCAATGAAGGTGAAGTATGCTTAGGGAGCAGAGCCCTGCGCccttgactgtgtgtgtgtgtgtgtgtgtagagtggCATTCTGCCAAGTGGAAGGATTAATTTGGAAGGTAGGTGACCAAATGCAGAgtgtctcttttcctttgagcaaatctaattttattttcctaggagtgttttgttttgcttggctACGGCAACTACCCAGCCAGTTATAAATATCCTCGTGAACCTCAAAGGTCTTCCCTTTGAGCAGTTTTTAATCAGAGAGGTTGAAGCTAAAATTGGGATCTGCAGACCATTCTGGTAGAGACTGTGAAAGACACACATTCAATATTTAATGTAACTCAGCAAGTCCATCTTAAGTTCACTAAGGAGCAGGAgcaaaaattcttcattttacaagAACAAACACATATAATCTTAGGAAGTAACAGTCCATCAAACCAAAAAAATTACGACCACTTTTATTCCAGACGTAATATGTGTTCTGtgtaaaacaaaattagaaaaccctcagagtaagagagaaaagaaaatcactggTTTTTTATACAATCTgtaagcttgtgtgtgtgtacacctgcAAGTATAAAGAATAAAGGTTAGATCATATCCATCCTTTTTATCAAAATCTTTACCCCATAGATGAATTTCCAGTCTCAGAGAGGGTCAGTGGCTTGCTGTGGTATGCAGTAGTTAACAGCAGGGTGAAGCCTCTTGACTCCCAAACCACTACGAGCAACAGGTAGACATGGTGGATAGAAGTAACCAATGTTACTATCTTGGTGTGTTTCTTTCATCTTGAACTTCCATTTTCTACAGATTTTGACTACTGGGATTATGTTGTTCCTGAACCCGACCTCAATGAGGTGATTTTTGAGGAGTCCACGTGCCAGAATTTGGTTAAAATGCTGGAGAACTGTCTTTCCAAGTCAAAGCAAACCAAACTTGGTTGCTCCAAAGTCCTTGTCCCTGAGAAACTGACCCAGAGAATAGCTCAAGACGTCCTGCGGCTTTCCTCCACGGAGCCCTGCGGCCTGCGAGGTTGTGTTATGCACGTGAACTTGGAAATTGAAAACGTATGTAAAAAGCTGGATAAGATTGTGTGCGATTCTAGTGTGGTGCCCACTTTTGAGCTCACACTTGTGTTCAAGCAGGAGAACTGCTCATGGACTAGCTTCAGGGACTTTTTCTTCAGCCGAGGTCGCTTCTCATCTGGCTTCAGGCGAACTCTGATCCTGAGTTCAGGATTCCGCCTCGTTAAGAAAAAGCTTTACTCCTTGATTGGAACAACAGTCATTGAAGAGTGCtgataaggaaatattttaaagatcctTCTTATAATTGGGTAATAAAACTACACAGCTGCCCCCTGAGAGTCATTTGTGGTCCCCTTACCTCCTCTCAGCCAGAAACCCTGAACTGAGTCATCTCCTTCCATGGCTCCACATTGATAGCAACCCAACTAAGAGgccaatttcatggctttggaGAAAGGACCTGAGAAAGTGTACATTCTCTGCCTATATCACATGTTTTCACAAAATGGCATGGAATAAAAGAAGCAACCCACTTTAGTTTTCTGTTTGACTTCGCTTTGTACAGGGGGGCTTGCTAACGAGACTCTAAGTTGACTGTGCCTAGTCTGATTTTCATAtggcttttttttctgtatgttttcagAGTGATCCTTTCGGTCACAGAAACTTAATGATGCTTAGCCCACCAAAACTTCCAGAAGCCTGCATCAAtttcctgcccctcctcaaaTGTAAAGGGTTCCTAGACTGAAGG from Suricata suricatta isolate VVHF042 chromosome 1, meerkat_22Aug2017_6uvM2_HiC, whole genome shotgun sequence encodes:
- the DDIT4L gene encoding DNA damage-inducible transcript 4-like protein, which translates into the protein MVATGSLSSKNPGSISELLDHGFHPGSLLNDFDYWDYVVPEPDLNEVIFEESTCQNLVKMLENCLSKSKQTKLGCSKVLVPEKLTQRIAQDVLRLSSTEPCGLRGCVMHVNLEIENVCKKLDKIVCDSSVVPTFELTLVFKQENCSWTSFRDFFFSRGRFSSGFRRTLILSSGFRLVKKKLYSLIGTTVIEEC